One Acinetobacter colistiniresistens DNA segment encodes these proteins:
- the purN gene encoding phosphoribosylglycinamide formyltransferase, producing the protein MMRIAVLVSGNGSNLQALIDANLSGQIIGVLSNKADAYALQRAENANIATAVISHKDYPSRESFDEAMHQQLLAWQVDLVILAGFMRILTPSFVNNWQGKMLNIHPSLLPVYKGINTHQRVLNTGDRLHGCTVHFVTAELDAGQSIAQSAIQVSVHDNVESLAHRVHELEHFIYPQVAEWLCNGQLSWKNGQAYFNRKPLERPIQFTQF; encoded by the coding sequence ATAATGAGAATTGCGGTCCTTGTCTCTGGCAACGGTAGCAACTTACAGGCCCTGATAGATGCAAATCTGTCAGGGCAAATCATTGGTGTGCTCTCAAACAAAGCCGATGCATACGCATTACAACGTGCTGAGAACGCCAATATTGCGACCGCTGTGATTTCACATAAAGACTATCCAAGTCGAGAAAGTTTCGATGAAGCCATGCACCAGCAGCTATTAGCATGGCAAGTAGATTTAGTTATTCTTGCAGGTTTCATGCGGATTTTAACGCCAAGCTTTGTGAACAATTGGCAAGGCAAAATGTTAAACATCCACCCTTCTCTGTTGCCTGTTTATAAAGGCATCAATACTCATCAGCGCGTATTGAATACAGGCGACCGTTTGCATGGCTGTACCGTTCATTTTGTCACGGCTGAACTAGATGCTGGCCAAAGTATTGCCCAATCCGCGATTCAAGTCAGTGTGCATGATAACGTAGAAAGTCTGGCACACCGTGTACACGAACTTGAGCATTTTATTTATCCTCAAGTGGCCGAATGGCTCTGTAACGGCCAGCTTAGCTGGAAAAACGGGCAAGCCTATTTCAATCGAAAACCTCTAGAACGCCCCATTCAGTTTACCCAGTTTTAA
- the cxpE gene encoding chloramphenicol efflux transporter CxpE, which translates to MQDQVLRRIFILAGLALFLWVLYLLKPIVIPFVGAFFIAYLFSPLVDVLVKIKLPRWLAISIVFIGIGVTLTMVLWFLVPLIWKQLMYARDSIPAGIHWVNATFLPWVSHTFNVVPMEIDTDQITKALMDYIQTNYSADSIQTMALRVAQSGLNFIQIGGVVVLIPIISFYFLLDWDRMLQSFRRLIPRPYEASTLTIVRECHSVLGAFVKGQFLVMLLLGIVYAVGLQFIGLEVGLIIGMIAGLASIIPYLGFGVGIIAAIIATLFQFGLDWTQLLLVGVVFMIGQMVEGYILQPFLLGDKIGLSPVAVVFAVLAGAQLGGFLGMLIALPVAAVIVVLLKHARDHYEKSRLYGLPTEVVLAEGQTKHINVETDHVELDIQIKNSQDTETSNTNDLK; encoded by the coding sequence ATGCAAGATCAGGTACTGCGTCGTATCTTTATCCTCGCTGGGCTCGCATTATTCCTTTGGGTTCTCTATTTATTAAAGCCCATTGTGATCCCTTTTGTTGGTGCTTTTTTTATTGCTTACCTATTTAGTCCTTTAGTCGATGTTCTTGTAAAAATTAAACTTCCACGTTGGTTGGCTATCAGCATCGTTTTTATAGGTATTGGTGTTACTTTGACCATGGTTTTATGGTTCTTGGTGCCATTGATTTGGAAACAGTTGATGTATGCTCGAGATAGCATTCCTGCTGGTATTCACTGGGTGAATGCAACTTTCTTGCCGTGGGTATCACATACCTTTAATGTGGTTCCAATGGAAATTGATACTGATCAAATTACCAAGGCCTTGATGGATTATATTCAAACCAATTACAGTGCGGATAGTATCCAAACGATGGCGTTAAGGGTTGCTCAGTCTGGACTGAATTTCATCCAGATTGGTGGTGTGGTTGTACTGATTCCAATTATTTCTTTCTATTTCTTACTGGATTGGGATCGTATGTTACAAAGCTTTAGACGTTTGATACCACGTCCTTATGAAGCCTCTACCTTAACCATTGTTCGTGAGTGCCATAGTGTTCTAGGTGCTTTTGTCAAAGGACAATTCCTTGTCATGCTTTTATTGGGAATTGTTTATGCTGTTGGTTTACAATTTATTGGTTTAGAAGTTGGCTTGATTATTGGCATGATTGCTGGTCTAGCCAGTATTATTCCTTATTTAGGATTTGGTGTCGGAATTATTGCAGCTATCATTGCAACACTGTTCCAGTTTGGACTTGACTGGACACAATTGCTGCTAGTGGGTGTTGTCTTCATGATTGGCCAAATGGTCGAAGGTTATATTCTTCAGCCATTTTTACTGGGTGATAAAATTGGTTTGTCGCCAGTTGCAGTTGTTTTTGCTGTACTTGCAGGGGCACAACTAGGTGGATTCCTTGGCATGTTAATCGCTTTACCTGTTGCAGCAGTTATTGTGGTACTGCTAAAACATGCACGCGACCATTATGAAAAAAGTCGTTTATATGGTCTGCCAACTGAAGTTGTGCTGGCAGAAGGGCAAACCAAGCATATAAATGTTGAAACAGATCATGTAGAGCTTGATATTCAAATTAAAAACTCTCAAGATACAGAGACTTCAAACACGAATGACTTAAAGTAA
- the purM gene encoding phosphoribosylformylglycinamidine cyclo-ligase: MSNSTSTPNTGLSYKDAGVDIEAGDALVDRIKSVAKRTTRPEVMGGLGGFGALCKIPKGYEEPVLVSGTDGVGTKLRLALNLNRHDTIGQDLVAMCVNDLLVCGAEPLFFLDYYATGHLNVDVAADVVTGIGKGCELAGCALVGGETAEMPGMYEGEDYDLAGFAVGVVEHSKIIDGTKVKSGDVLLGVASSGAHSNGYSLLRKILDVKNVDLTQIVDGRPLADVAMEPTRIYVKPVLELCKQVDVHAMAHITGGGLPGNLPRVLPNGAQAVIDESSWEWSELFQLLQREGNVERFEMYRTFNCGVGMVIAVDASEADKAIEVLNAQGEKAWKIGYIQENAASVEGADEKIRVIFA, encoded by the coding sequence ATGAGCAACTCAACTTCTACCCCAAATACTGGTTTAAGCTATAAAGATGCGGGCGTCGACATTGAAGCGGGCGACGCACTGGTCGATCGTATCAAATCTGTCGCTAAACGTACCACTCGTCCTGAAGTAATGGGCGGCCTCGGTGGTTTTGGCGCGCTATGTAAAATCCCTAAAGGTTATGAAGAACCTGTATTGGTTTCAGGAACAGATGGCGTAGGTACAAAATTACGTCTGGCGCTGAACCTCAACCGTCACGACACCATTGGTCAAGATCTCGTTGCAATGTGTGTAAACGACTTACTTGTTTGTGGTGCTGAACCATTATTCTTTCTCGACTACTATGCAACGGGTCATTTGAATGTTGATGTTGCAGCAGATGTAGTGACAGGTATCGGTAAAGGTTGTGAACTTGCTGGTTGTGCATTGGTTGGTGGTGAAACTGCTGAAATGCCTGGCATGTATGAAGGTGAAGATTACGACCTTGCTGGTTTTGCTGTGGGTGTGGTTGAACACAGTAAAATTATTGATGGAACTAAAGTGAAGTCTGGTGATGTACTTCTTGGTGTGGCATCAAGTGGTGCACATTCAAATGGTTATTCTTTACTACGTAAAATTTTAGATGTTAAGAATGTCGACTTAACTCAAATCGTAGATGGTCGCCCACTTGCTGACGTTGCAATGGAACCAACGCGTATTTATGTTAAACCGGTGCTCGAACTATGCAAACAAGTTGATGTACATGCTATGGCACACATCACTGGTGGTGGTTTACCAGGTAACTTACCGCGTGTTCTTCCAAATGGTGCGCAAGCTGTGATTGACGAATCAAGCTGGGAATGGTCTGAATTATTCCAGTTGTTACAACGTGAAGGTAACGTAGAGCGCTTTGAAATGTACCGTACATTTAACTGTGGCGTGGGTATGGTGATTGCAGTTGATGCCAGCGAAGCTGACAAAGCAATTGAGGTATTGAATGCTCAAGGCGAAAAAGCATGGAAAATTGGTTATATCCAAGAAAATGCTGCATCAGTTGAAGGTGCTGACGAAAAAATTCGCGTGATCTTTGCATAA
- a CDS encoding lysozyme — translation MSKTTSNVGLDLIASFEGTRLNAYDDGVGVWTIGIGTTVYPNGVKVKKGDTCTLDQAKSYFAHDLKRFETSVNNLVKVPLSQNQFDALVSFVYNIGSGNFASSTLLKKLNAKDYVGAADQFPRWNKAKGKVLNGLTRRRAAERDLFLKK, via the coding sequence ATGAGCAAAACAACAAGTAATGTAGGACTTGATCTTATTGCCAGTTTCGAAGGAACACGCCTTAACGCTTATGATGATGGGGTGGGAGTTTGGACTATTGGCATTGGAACCACTGTTTACCCAAATGGTGTGAAAGTTAAGAAAGGCGACACTTGTACCTTAGACCAAGCCAAGTCGTACTTTGCACACGATCTAAAGCGCTTTGAAACCTCTGTGAATAACCTGGTGAAAGTGCCACTTTCTCAGAATCAATTTGATGCACTTGTGTCGTTTGTCTATAACATCGGTTCAGGCAACTTTGCATCATCCACACTTCTTAAAAAGCTGAATGCCAAAGATTATGTTGGCGCTGCTGACCAATTCCCAAGATGGAACAAAGCTAAGGGTAAAGTTTTGAATGGCCTTACTCGTCGTCGTGCAGCCGAGCGTGACCTATTCTTAAAAAAGTAA